Proteins co-encoded in one Opisthocomus hoazin isolate bOpiHoa1 chromosome 9, bOpiHoa1.hap1, whole genome shotgun sequence genomic window:
- the LOC142362437 gene encoding maestro heat-like repeat-containing protein family member 2B produces the protein MFLFMASQLLALTASQLCVCSVIIRSRCSHFGHKPLGALFPGEMWRRSGRKAPSPHPTDCPFATTAQDGRPEHPEDGGREKETVPVAVTALEVVGTLLKHLQDHEGDRVEIYRELESVLQGDDGRLPGGIVNRLIAEASSDMRAAQGVTDDMKTAASDVLVALARSHFHFVMSELQRHLKAMGKVPEEFVLLTLGKLSRSYALQCIPFVGMTLLALRAMLSQVGSGRILRTFCSVVEQWSKGVTAYFCSREQCPFPRSREARLCRDIYPVFRYVVANLLHCEEEEDKQAVLGAVTAMTVALLHGEQHGYHAWEPFLWLLQQYQEVRDTSQVTKNLSYLLETLEGLQSPIPQGLALAISSAVYCQALFLRLCDVTKEPGLGRKAVLSRCIVLLARTYPEETIAFLRCQLSSRSNAYRVAALGLLRELARSDDPATREQLPQLVEAVRSVCSNPSAQVQTAVVEFIRELLSSGSQSCQEWDVVGHIFNEFGRISGRLVAEGHLAWENPEEQALQALCMEIVGSLDVSLRGMTKLLWPRLLEYVVPAQYSGMLIPLSRCLRALVERQERAGHEEEEKPDAVNSPEQDGSPARLPTPQALLVRLLVLAAAPEKTGERAAAALRLLQALHGRIHRAVAAVWATEMPPLLQYLEGTTEVSLDSADWEERMLKFLRASLEPIEDGAWTVGLSQELSQQLGSSVPGSWEKLFLYKALGTALAACRDLGHVRGEVLRFLQEANPMELPEAQGMISVVSRAAENHFHLVLDTVTMFSSAFTGDWLCQTSTGWKLLPIPMREPTLRDGNSSRPRSWRLGELRGGARLNEELPQEPVQQQQNKERAQATCAALMHTYSSIALCAPKEQLLACVEKEIVGNILQLCGARERDWQLKLALVQSVTEVSSAIQAVGDCGSFELGLKQKVMWTLLRHDGLSAWWELLELCPELDWLEREPWDSLVHGVLQPLEKLSKLRPLLSQEDNRKLLAVCCHSVVSYPPERQKGRQAAKAAVNVQVLHSRCMQDLGHLIATLLEAEASSTSLDDVVDVLKDWLTSGTEWERERALWILAHVLGAYKERFELMRGRPWNGFGSLVGLLGTLTCDCVATIHQRPWLCLAYLLQIQAKTRKVVSGADEIRRLCEELRSPEPETLKENGVAIAKAICKYIPPAQARDFLTAVLDSLRHVRPTCVKAVWKWVCRFLVESTEEIVPEMPKILQTLYTYMEKSPHRPFSFRAVFFLTCSHREPAISCLLQKGLPMDGDTVELWRSLGRSTIGTRVLKCLAEKLNRVGNNCLQDEDSACERHSRHAALEAVTITHAISEVVLALGSTEELKRLLPHLLPSLLRWASETLGEERSLSPLSTWRELFLECGIAEEKPCRLFLVALEKVLGRCLADKWMQLLTNQAAWALLENPLCHPDGVTLLTSVLLRAELVSPCLMKNLSAWLNSHSAKLWVTAVAFFAELLQHYGVTGPEG, from the exons atgtttctttttatggCTTCCCAGCTCTTAGCTTTGACTGCTTCTCAGTTATG TGTTTGTTCAGTAATTATACGCTCAAGATGTTCACACTTCGGGCATAAGCCTTTAGGGGCGTTATTTCCCGGGGAAATG TGGCGCCGCAGTGGGCGGAAGGCTCCCTCCCCTCATCCCACTGACTGCCCTTTTGCCACCACTGCCCAGGACGggcg acCTGAGCATCCtgaggatggaggcagggagaaggagacTGTCCCTGTGGCCGTCACTGCCTTGGAGGTCGTGGGGACTTTGCTAAAGCATCTGCAAGACCATGAG GGTGACCGAGTGGAGATATACCGGGAGCTGGAGAGCGTCTTGCAGGGAGACGATGGCCGTTTGCCGGGCGGCATCGTGAACCGCCTGATAGCAGAGGCATCCAGCGACATGCGGGCAGCCCAG GGTGTGACAGACGACATGAAGACGGCTGCTAGCgatgtcctggtggctctggccCGCTCCCACTTCCACTTTGTCATGTCGGAGCTCCAGAGACACCTGAAGGCCATGGGGAAGGTTCCGGAGGAGTTTGTGCTCCTCACCCTAGGCAAACTGTCCCGCAGCTACG CCCTGCAGTGCATCCCCTTTGTGGGAATGACGCTGTTGGCCCTGCGCGCCATGCTGAGCCAGGTGGGGAGCGGCCGGATCCTGCGCACcttctgcagcg TTGTGGAGCAGTGGTCGAAAGGGGTCACCGCATACTTCTGCAGCCGGGAGCAGTGCCCCTTCCCTCGCAGTCGGGAAGCGCGGCTGTGCCGAGACATTTACCCGGTCTTCCGCTACGTTGTGGCGAATTTGCTGCACTgcgaggaggaagag gaCAAGCAGGCTGTCCTCGGGGCAGTGACTGCCATGACGGTGGCCCTTCTGCACGGGGAGCAGCACGGATACCATGCCTGGGAGCCGTTCCTCTGGCTCCTGCAGCAATATCAGGAGGTGCGAGACACCTCCCAGGTCACCAAG AACCTCAGCTATCTGCTGGAGACGCTGGAGGGACTTCAGAGCCCAATCCCCCAGGGCTTGGCTCTGGCCATCAGCTCGGCTGTGTACTGCCAG GCTTTGTTCCTACGGCTCTGTGATGTGACCAAAGAGCCTGGCCTGGGTCGCAAGGCAGTGCTGTCCCGCTGCATCGTGCTGCTGG CCCGCACCTACCCGGAGGAGACGATTGCGTTTCTGcgctgccagctgagcagcaggagcaatGCCTATCGCGTGGCAGCTCTGGGCCTGCTGAGAGAACTGGCCCGCTCTGATG ACCCTGCAACAAGAGAGCAGCTGCCGCAGCTGGTGGAGGCCGTGCGGTCGGTGTGCAGCAACCCCAGTGCCCAG GTGCAGACAGCAGTTGTGGAGTTCatcagggagctgctgagctctGGCTCCCAGAGCTGTCAGGAATGGGATGTGGTGGGGCACATCTTCAACGAGTTCGGCCGGATCTCGGGCAGACTG GTGGCAGAAGGCCATTTGGCCTGGGAAAACCCGGAGGAACAAGCTCTTCAAGCCCTGTGCATGGAAATCGTGGGCTCGCTGGACGTCTCTCTGAGAGGGATGACCAAG ctcctgtggCCGAGGCTTCTGGAGTACGTGGTGCCAGCCCAGTACAGCGGCATGCTGATCCCGCTGTCCCGCTGCCTCCGAGCCCTCgtggagaggcaggagagagcggggcacgaggaagaagagaagcccgaTGCCGTGAACTCCCCGGAGCAAGATGGGAGCCCTG cccggctgccgACTCCCCAAGCCCTGCTGGTTCGACTGCTG GTGTTGGCAGCGGCTCCTGAAAAGACCGGCGAACGCGCAGCCGCTGCCTtgcggctgctgcaggctctccaCGGCAGGATCCACAGGGCCGTGGCGGCGGTGTGGGCCACCGAGATGCCGCCcctgctgcagtacctggaaG gaacAACCGAGGTCTCCCTGGACTCTGCAGACTGGGAGGAGCGTATGCTGAAG TTCCTGCGAGCGTCGCTGGAGCCCATCGAAGACGGGGCCTGgaccgtggggctgagccaggagctgagccagcagctgggcagctctgtccccGGCTCCTGGGAGAAG CTGTTCCTCTACAAGGCTCTCGGGACAGCGCTGGCGGCTTGTCGGGACCTCGGACACGTCCGTGGGGAGGTGCTGAGGTTCCTTCAGGAGGCGAACCCTATGGAGCTGCCTGAGGCCCAG GGCATGATTTCTGTTGTGTCCCGTGCTGCCGAGAACCACTTCCACCTGGTCTTGGACACGGTGACAATGTTCTCCTCCGCTTTCACCGGAGACTGGCTGTGTCAGACTTCCACGGGCTGGAAG ctcctccccatccccatgcgAGAACCCACGCTGCGGGATGGGAACAGCTCCCGGCCCCGGAGCTGGCGgctcggggagctgcggggaggtgCCCGGCTGAACGAggagctgccgcaggagccc gtacagcagcagcagaataaggAGAGAGCCCAGGCCACTTGCGCTGCTCTGATGCACACCTACAGCAGCATAGCCCTGTGTGCACCCAAGGAGCAGCTGCTCGCCTGCGTGGAGAAAGAAATTGTGGGCAACATTCTGCAGCTCTGCGGAGCCAGAGAGAGG GACTGGCAGCTCAAGCTGGCCTTGGTGCAGAGCGTCACTGAGGTCAGCAGTGCCATCCAGGCtgtgggcgactgcggcagcttTGAGCTCGGCTTGAAGCAGAAGGTGATGTGGACCCTGCTG AGGCACGATGGTCTGTCGgcttggtgggagctgctggagctgtgtcccGAGCTG GACTGGTTGGAGAGGGAGCCGTGGGACTCCCTGGTGCATGGAGTgttgcagcccctggagaagttGAG CAAGCTGAGGCCACTTCTGAGCCAGGAGGACAATCGGAAGCTGCTGGCAGTGTGCTGCCACAGTGTCGTGTCCTATCCGCCTGAGAGGcagaagggaaggcaggcagcgaAGGCAGCTGTAAACGTTCAG GTTCTGCACAGCAGATGCATGCAAGATCTGGGCCACCTCATAGCAACTCTGCTGGAGGCGGAGGCAAGCTCGACCAGCTTGGACGACGTGGTCGAT GTGCTGAAGGACTGGCTCACCTCGGGGACAGAATGGGAGCGGGAGAGAGCCCTGTGGATTTTAGCCCATGTGCTGGGAGCTTACAAGGAGCGATTTGAGCTGATG AGAGGACGTCCTTGGAATGGCTTCGGCTCCCTGGTGGGACTGCTGGGCACTCTGACTTGCGACTGCGTTGCCACGATCCACCagaggccgtggctctgccttgccTACCTTCTCCAAATACAAG CCAAGACCAGGAAGGTGGTGTCTGGGGCAGATGAGATCAGGCGCCTGTGTGAGGAGCTGAGGAGCCCAGAGCCCGAGACTCTGAAAGAGAACGGTGTCGCAATAGCAAAG GCCATTTGCAAATACATCCCTCCAGCGCAGGCGAGAGACTTTCTGACCGCTGTCCTGGACAGCCTCAGGCATGTCAGACCCACGTGTGTGAAGGCAGTGTGGAAGTGGGTGTGTCGCTTCCTGGTGGAATCCACCGAGGAAATAGTCCCGGAG ATGCCAAAAATCCTGCAGACCCTTTACACCTACATGGAGAAGAGCCCCCACAGGCCCTTCTCTTTCCGTGCGGTGTTCTTCCTCACCTGCTCTCACCGGGAGCCTGCGATCAGCTGTCTCCTCCAGAAGGGTCTGCCCATGGACGG AGACACGGTGGAGCTGTGGAGGAGCCTCGGGAGAAGCACCATCGGGACTCGGGTCCTGAAGTGCTTAGCAGAGAAACTGAACCGAGTGGGGAACAACTGCCTGCAGGATGAGGACTCTGCTTGTGAGCGGCACAGCCGTCACGCTGCTCTGGAGGCTGTGACG ATCACCCATGCCATCTCCGAGGTGGTGCTAGCTCTGGGGAGCACAGAGGAGCTCAAGCGGCTGCTTCCCCACCTGCTTCCCAGCCTCCTGAGGTGGGCCAGTGAAACACTGGGTGAGGAGAGATCGCTTTCTCCCCTGAGCACCTGGAGAGAGCTGTTCCTCGAGTGCGGGATCGCTGAGGAGAAGCCTTGCAG GCTTTTCCTTGTGGCTTTAGAGAAGGTGCTGGGCAGATGCCTGGCTGACAAATGGATGCAGCTGCTGACGAATCAGGCGGCCTGGGCTCTCCTGGAAAATCCCCTCTGTCACCCTGATGGGGTGACTCTCCTGACCAG CGTCCTGCTCCGCGCTGAGCTCGTATCGCCGTGTCTGATGAAGAACCTCTCGGCATGGCTCAATTCCCACTCGGCGAAGCTGTGGGTGACAGCTGTAGCTTTCTTTGCTGAG cTCTTACAGCACTACGGTGTGACAGGTCCCGAGGGGTGA